One window from the genome of bacterium encodes:
- a CDS encoding nuclear transport factor 2 family protein, protein MMTIRHLLVAAAIPLLLAPAFAASAAAAADAAPDLTTLEAELRAAETAFAATMADRDLAAFTSFLAEDAVFFGGKGILRGRTAVAAGWARFFEGDEAPFAWAPLDVAVLASGDLGLSSGPVTAPDGSPAGFFTSTWRRTAAGRWEIVLDRGCPPCD, encoded by the coding sequence ATGATGACGATCCGCCACCTGCTCGTCGCGGCGGCGATCCCGCTGCTGCTCGCCCCCGCCTTCGCCGCGTCTGCGGCCGCGGCCGCGGACGCCGCGCCCGATCTCACCACCCTCGAGGCCGAACTGCGCGCCGCCGAGACGGCCTTCGCCGCGACGATGGCCGACCGCGACCTCGCGGCCTTCACGTCGTTCCTGGCTGAGGACGCGGTGTTCTTCGGAGGCAAGGGGATCCTGCGGGGGCGCACGGCGGTGGCCGCCGGCTGGGCGCGCTTCTTCGAGGGGGACGAGGCGCCCTTCGCCTGGGCGCCCCTGGACGTGGCGGTGCTCGCTTCGGGGGATCTGGGCCTGTCGAGCGGACCGGTCACCGCGCCCGACGGCTCGCCGGCCGGCTTCTTCACCTCGACCTGGCGGCGCACGGCCGCCGGCCGCTGGGAGATCGTGCTGGACCGCGGGTGCCCGCCCTGCGACTAG
- a CDS encoding superoxide dismutase [Fe] (SodB; iron binding; present under aerobic and anaerobic conditions; destroys free radicals), with the protein MVHVLPDLKYAKNALAPHISAETLEFHHDKHHAAYVANLNNLIPGT; encoded by the coding sequence ATGGTCCACGTCCTGCCCGACCTGAAGTACGCGAAGAACGCGCTCGCCCCGCACATCTCGGCCGAGACGCTCGAATTCCACCACGACAAGCACCACGCGGCCTACGTCGCCAACCTGAACAACCTGATCCCGGGCACGGA
- a CDS encoding NYN domain-containing protein produces the protein MITTLYRTTFLVDGFNLYHSLRTASEEMGGASTKWLDLSSLLRSYLPNIGGGAQVERIYYFSALATHLEPRQPGVTVRHRSYIECLQSTGIMPVLGRFKSKQVHCRNCHRQSEHFEEKETDVAISTKLLEVLHLDAADTVVLVTGDTDLAPAVRTARSLFPAKRIWFVFPYKRKNNELAQIADGYCYIRKERYAQHQFPAAVTLATGRTRAKPTTW, from the coding sequence TTGATAACCACATTGTACAGAACGACTTTCCTGGTTGACGGCTTCAACCTCTATCATTCGTTGCGCACGGCGTCGGAGGAAATGGGCGGCGCCTCGACGAAGTGGTTGGACCTGTCCAGCCTCCTGCGATCCTATCTGCCGAACATCGGCGGCGGTGCGCAGGTCGAGCGCATTTACTATTTCTCCGCGCTTGCCACGCACCTGGAGCCGCGACAACCGGGCGTGACAGTTCGCCATCGCTCCTACATCGAATGCTTACAGTCGACAGGCATCATGCCGGTTCTGGGGCGCTTCAAGTCGAAGCAAGTCCATTGCAGAAACTGTCATCGCCAAAGCGAGCACTTCGAGGAGAAGGAAACGGATGTCGCGATATCCACGAAATTACTCGAGGTGCTCCATCTGGACGCAGCAGACACGGTGGTGCTCGTTACCGGAGACACGGATCTGGCGCCGGCCGTCCGTACCGCGCGGTCGCTGTTTCCGGCCAAGCGCATCTGGTTCGTTTTCCCGTACAAGCGGAAGAACAACGAACTTGCACAAATCGCCGACGGTTACTGCTACATCCGCAAAGAGCGCTACGCGCAACATCAATTCCCTGCGGCTGTAACCCTGGCCACCGGCCGAACCAGAGCCAAGCCCACGACATGGTAG